GTCTGGGCACAGCACATATCCTTTCCAGGGAGATCAGCCCCAGAATGTTTGATGCAATTCcttccaaagagaaaaaaaaagtgtaaagaAGGTAAAAGCATTGTGGAAGAAGCTCCAGCTGATATTTTGTCACTTGTGGAGTTGATAAGCTTTCCTGGCAATTGCCTCCGGTGCTGAAACTTATTGCAAATATGGTAGTGAAGTGCCCCTTATTAATACCCCATGTCTTAGGTAAACAAACAGAAACATATAGATTTGTGGTGATTATTCTCCACACAAAACTGTTGCTGGCACTCTTACTGAAACTCTGGCTGCCACCTCTCGGTGGGGGAATGAAATAAGTAGCAAAGATGTTGAGCAAATGCGTAGAGATGAATCACTCAATAAGCACACTGCATTCTTGAAATATCTTGAGAAGAAACTTGCTCTTGTAAGTTATGAGATTGAACAAACTTATGCTATAAAATTCTGCTCCATTTCCTTAATTATTTATCacattttccatttattttttcctcttctttccagGCTAAAGGGAAGGTCAAAAGGGCTGAGAAAGCTCTAGCAAAAGTGCAGGAGAATCTTAGACCAGCAGACCTTCCAGTTGATCTGGAAACCATAAGTGATGAGGAGAGATCTTTACTACGTAAGATTGGTCTGAGTATGAAGCCCTTCCTGCTTATCGGTAAGAATAGCAGACCTTCCACTTGATGCCTGAATTTGGATGATTTCTGTCCGAATTCAGCAATTATATCTCTGCCATCAAAGAACTATACTTGTGTCTCATCCGTGCCCAATGGGAAATCTGAATACTAAGAAGCATGCGGTAGATGTAATGATTTTCATAGGTGTTCAAGAGCATATGAGAATTactaaatcaaatttttattcttctgtGGGTAGGTCAAACTCTTTCGAGTGCAGGGCATTCATgtttttgaagggcttgtgaTTGTTATGCCCTTGACAATAGTCTATCGAGCTTCTCTGTGAGTAGTAGATAGTGGATGCCCAGGTTGGACTTTTATCTTGCGTATGCAATTTAGATGAGTGTGAGTTTGCAAGATCAAGGAGTACCCGGAAGCTTGAGAAAAGGAGGGCAAAATTTTTGGTGGCGACAAAGTTAGTTCGTAGGTGTTCCCTGGCTTCGGCGTAGATAAATTTGAAGTAATCTTTTTGATACATGTTGATCTGATATCATTTTCTTGACTTTCGTTTAGGTAATGTTTCTGAAGTGTCGTTACCTCTGGCCTCCATTGGCATTAGCTGGCACATGCTGGCAAGTTATGTATCTTTGGTGGCTGAATGACTCCATATGCTCAGTTAGACCTAGCATTGagtaaattttatatttttgccatCTTTCCCATCTTTCTTCTAACGCATTTGTAGTTCTTGAAAATTGACTTGCAGGAGAAGTCATCTACGATGGAGTTAAAGCCTCacaagataaaattcaagataagaCTCGATAAAGGGACATCATTGCCACCCTCGAGTTTGGAAAGGGTAAAACTGTGGAGGTCAGCAGTGATGAAAAAGGTTATGAGGGTTCTTGGTTTTCTGCAATTGTCATCGACTATATAGGAAATGACAAGTATCTGGTCGAATACCTAACCTTGAAAACAGATGACGAAACTGAACCTTTGagggaagaaaaatattcacGGTATATCAGGCCCTACCCTCCTCATCTTCCAGCCAGGCGTTTCAAGCAGCTCGACAAAGTTGATGCTTGGTACAATGACGGATGGTGGGTCGGTGTAATTTCCAAAGTTCTAAAAGGCTCTCAGTATGTTGTCTACTTCAGCACATCCAATGAAGAACAAATTCTCAATGAGTCTAATATGAGGCTTCACC
This Eucalyptus grandis isolate ANBG69807.140 chromosome 7, ASM1654582v1, whole genome shotgun sequence DNA region includes the following protein-coding sequences:
- the LOC108954120 gene encoding CRM-domain containing factor CFM3B, chloroplastic-like; this translates as MVASASALEPDPTPTPPPPRRPSAGCPFRRPFRLPLPPTRHAPPPPPSPLPFLSPSPFQICGDYSPHKTVAGTLTETLAATSRWGNEISSKDVEQMRRDESLNKHTAFLKYLEKKLALAKGKVKRAEKALAKVQENLRPADLPVDLETISDEERSLLRKIGLSMKPFLLIGEVIYDGVKASQDKIQDKTR